The Rosa rugosa chromosome 3, drRosRugo1.1, whole genome shotgun sequence sequence GTGACCGACTAGtagaatggaaagaaaataagaaataaacCAATATAATGTGATAATATGTAGTACACCGTGTTTGGACACTGCTGCAGGATTGTAGGCTCCTCCATAATCTGTTTGGCGCCGATACCGAACCCCAATCGTCGTTGACCACACATCACCCACCACCACAAACACAAAGCTCGCATGCCCAATTCCATGAAGAAGATCAACACCCGAGCCTATATCCCCAAACCCAGAGGGTCAACAACCCTACTGCCGGATCCGAATCCCCGACCGTCGCCACACACCCAGTCACCACCATCTTCCGCTCACCCAGTCTCCGTGCAGCCACCGTCATCAAATAAAAACCAAACAGATCGAAATCCCAACGCCCCAGTCTCCGATCTCCATCCCAATCACCTCCGACAGCAACCTGTCCGGTCACACTAGACGCACACCTgcgaggccagaggcctgcTCCAATCTACACAGAAACCAAGCAAAAAGAGGTTGAGAACTGACCCAAGACGCGAACTCTCCGTCAGCAGAGAAGAGAAAGCATCCGAGTTGAATCGAAATTGCTCTCGGACAGAACGAAACTCGCACGAATGACCTCGCCATTGAATTGAAAGCATCTGAGTTGAATGACCTCGCACGAGAGAGGAAGAGGAACGACTGGAAAGAGCCAAATTGAAATACCCAAAAAGAATAAGCCCATAAGCCCTGGATCTAGATCAACACAGTGGCCACCAAGTGCTCAATTTGTTGAGTTAGATCGAGAacggagagaaagagaaaaaggattGCGGTGGAGATCGAACAGAGTTTAAGGGAAAAGACCAAATTCCGGAGCTTGTTCATcatagagagagagtgagagtccggggaggggggggggggtaccaCCCGAGTAGGGTTTGGAAGGAGTGAGAGTTAGTCATTACGGTTCGAAAGTTTCAGagtgaaaaaaaattcaagtgtTGGAGGAATGGAGGGAATGAAAATTTAGTCCCCCCGCGTTTCTaaaatttttaacttagtccctccgcaaatttttcaaaatttttgaacgagactttacacatcggttaatttaatgaccgatgtttataatcacaatagaaatcgatatttcataaaccgatgttaggatgtattttttacatcgcgtgcaattccgactgatttaatagtggtgatgtctaatgacataattctagtagtgtgtaGAAGAAAAATTCAAAGTGTCAGATAAAGTTGAAATTAGAAACTTGATGAATACTCTCATTACCATGAAGTTTGATGGAGTTGGAAGCATTAGAGAATATATAATGAAGGGTATTGATGTAGCTGCAAAACTCAAGGTCCTAAATGTAAGTATTGAAGACACTTTCCTGGTACACTTGCTTTTGAATTCTTTACCTCAACAATATAGTCAGATGCAGTCAAATTACAATACACAGAAGGAGAGTTGGAGTGTAAATGAACTGATTTTAATATGTGTCCAAGAAGAGGATAGAATTAAGAAGGGAAAGAGCATCAGAATCAACCTTATCAGCAAGCCTCAGTTTAAGAAGAAATTCAACTATAGATCAAACCAATTAGGTGCCTCATCTTCTAAAGTTTCTCAAGGATCTAGCAACTTTGAAAATTTTAGGAATGGTTCTGTAAAATGTTTTTTCTGCCAAAAGCCTGGACATGTCAAAAAGGATTGCAGGGGTTTCAAAGAATGGCTTATGAAAAAGGGGATTTCTAAGGAAGAGGATCCCAAACAAGGAGGCTAGAAGTTAAGGCAGTTGGTTTGTTTCAAACTCATATGGGAATCTTATTAAGTTTTTGATGCTTTAGATTAGTGGGAggatttataatttatttttcctGCATTATTTGATTTCATTGTTGTAGACTTCATTCAAATTCATTAAAAACATTGATTTTCAGGTTCATGTTTCAGTATTTTGGATCTGCAAATTTCTGACTCAAGAAGTATTATTGAATAAGTTCTGCATTTGTGATGTTTTACTCGAGTATTATTGATTGTTTCATTAGCCTTATTTGCAGAAGTGTTCAATATACTGATGAAATTTGTGTTGAGCTTGGTTAAAAGCACTAAAGTTACAGATTCCTTAATTTTCAGAATCTCTGTTTAGGATCGTTTTCTTGCACTGCGTTTTGTAAGAAAATCTGAGTTATTTATGCAATTGTGCTCCTGTGTTCTGTGAAATATTACGTTGTGATTGCAGGGTGCTAATGCTTGGTTAAGCATTAGGTTTCCTGTGGTTCAATATAATGGATCACAGAATGACTGAGTGTTGGAATGAATTTGATGATGTTAAGTATGTCTATGTGCACACTTCATTTTTGCTATATCTGATGCAGCAGCTTTTATTATTGTTTGAACAttgatagtccaagtgggagattgtaagactTAATGTGGACTATCAATATTCGTCAAGTATTACAATAACTAAGCTGCATACTTACAGGACAAGCAAATAGACATTCCTAGTGTTGATCGGTTCATGTTAGATTTCCTATTGATATCAGTACTGATTTAAGAGGTTACTTTGCTAATGATGTATACCTAATTGTATATGGAACAAGAATAAGGTTGGCCTAAATGTAAAAGGATTAGGAAACCTTTATGGGAGCCACCTAATCCTCTTCGCCTATTTATAGACCTTGGTCCCTGCTCTAACAATCACTTACAAGCACTCAAGTTCTCTGCCCCATTAGTGAGATTGCCTTCATCAGATTGTTCAGAGGAGAAGATCAAGCATGCCTTTTTCAGGTTAGTGTTTTTGTTCTTAAGATGTTACTTGTGTTGGTGTGTTCTTAAATTGAGTGCAATATATACATGTTCATGTTAATTACTTCTTACACAATCAACATGGAACCCATAAATTGGATTAGTTGACTCGAATTCTCCAGCTCAACCATAGTCTAGAAATGGAGTACCTTGCAGAGGAAATAGATTAGGGTTGATTAGGATTAAGCTTATCTTCTAGGATAACCTTGATTAGGAGTTGAGGTTACCTTCGTAAAGCTCATTGAATCACTAAACAGACAGAGAAATCCGTCAGGGAATTGTCTACTTCTATGTTGTTTCCAGCTGGTGTTGTTTTAAGCATCGTTAATCTTTATTATTATCATCTGACCCCCTAAACATCAATTAACTGCTTTAATGCTTGGTCAAAAAAAGATGATTATCCCAATGGAAGCTGATTATCCTAATGGATTACGCCACTAAAACAAGTTTGGacccactacctaatgacgaagtcatgggttcgagtcaccatgggggtaggagtgaaatcctttgatcctcttagaaaaaagaaagaaaaaaagtttggACCCATACTTCTACTTCATTGCCCTGTCTTTTGAAATCATTGgagtaaagtagtaaactaatggaAATGCCTACTCACCTAAGAGACAGTTTTTAAGGAACTGTGAGGAACAAGTGAATCTAAtgactgaaaataaatgcacaattttaagttgttatattttctgcttttatatttaatacatgtggttgagatgcatttgtctctcacagtcccttaggtgagcaaatctgaaCTAATGAAAGTAACTAAAAAGGGATTAACTAATcatgtcatttttccttttgtgTTACTGTGAATAATAAATTATTTGTGGAGAATATTTGTGATATCACTCTTGCAGATAGTATTATaaataggggccgtgaccacttacccaatttcagcatgaacattgcccacttactccaccaagagtttattaaccccatttacccaatctaacctaTAGTGACAGTATTGCCCCCTATTAAACTCTATCCTCTCAGACTCcccttctcctctctctctctcttccttccccTGCCAAGCCGGCTCAACGACCACTATATATAAGCCACGAAGATGCCGAGTCCACCAACCACCATCGGTCTCGAAGATGTGAGTTCACCACCATCTGCGCCGGACGACGAATGGACGTTGATCGATAAGGCGGTCGGTTGGGGATGGAGATCTCGGTGTCATGGAGATCTCCGTGATGCAGGAAATCGCTGCTCCCTTCTGGACGAAgacgacgacgatgatgaagaagagaggCGGCGACGAAAAGCTTCAGAGGTCTCACCGGCGCTGCCTTTATCGGTGATGTCGTTTTTATCAGCTATTCCGGCGCCTAGGAACTCGGCGACTGGGTCTGTTCGACGGCGTCGGTGAGGATCCGGAGACGTGGGTGATCCGGTATGGCAGTGGAGCTGTAGTGCGTTGCTGGGTTTGCAGGGGCCGCACGGGGATGGGCTGCTGTGTCAGTGCTCGGTGCAGCAGCAGGTGGTGGACGTGGGGGTAGTGGGCTGTCTTGGATGAGTTGGGTGCCCAAGCGACTGGGTGCCCTTAGCAATTCGATGCTGGAGTCGCCGGAGGAGTGACATGGATTACTCCGGTtgctgcgttttttttttttttttaagaactgttgttcagttcttttttttggcaaggaacatctttttttttttgaatgtctattggattGGAGGCCAATGATCTACTATCTGTTCAACAATGTGAGTAATCTgacattgcaatgtaactgtggggtttgtttgatggtctactggggggcagtagacacattattggcccccagtagactttgatacgatggacagggatcactatagtgtggtgttttgataagttacatgttgttttctgtgtattaaactcaaattatctgtgaatcctacaaaatggtgcatttttggtggtctattgggaggcagtaaagacattggactttgtattgggggggcaataatatgattattgggaggcactactatgattattgggagtcaataatttgattataaattgatcaattgtgcctgtagtgtattcattttggttttgggagttcatacaattcattGGACGGCAATaacatgattattggaggcaataatatgatttttgggggggcaataatatgattacttgggggcaataatatggttactggtaTTAGTAGGgaccggtcaccggattccgatcaccggtcgcccggattccggtcaccggagtccgaggccggccactagtcaccggagtcggcggctgccactggtcaccagagctgagcaaggtggaggatgacttctctctctaagtgagaaagaaggagaggccaaaaaagtcccaaaaataaataaaaataattaaaaaagaattaattggataaaggggaaataatcccttagagtgttttgggtaaatggggtttttaaactcttcgttgtgcaagtgggcaattgttaagctaaaaatgggtaaatgatcatttccccttataAATAACATATTATTATTATGTATTGACGAGCAAACATGATAAAATAAGATAAGCGAAATTACAAATTTGAGTTAACATTGGTGAAATTGTCACGTTAAGAAATTTATGAGCCGAATAAAAAATTCAACAATATACTTAATAGTTCACATAAGGTTCTAATTTTTTAGATATATTTAATAAGCTTTTTATATCAGTTAGTTCCAACTAGTTAGTTTAATGAACCAAAATATCTCCAGCCTTTTGAGTCTACTTCATCTTAAGTATTTGAACTTTTAAGACCGCCCGTGACTTTTATTCTCGTTGAAATTGTATGAAGATAGAGCCAGCAAGTAATTATTATATAGTTCCTAATTACTATATGACATATTATATTTGGACCAATAAAATCACTCAAATAATCAGTCGAATTATGATACGTGATAATGAAATGTCTAAATCAATCAACCTTGTGCCAACCATTACGGTGGATGAATTATGATCATGTCTATCATATGAACCAAATTTTCAATGCCTTGAAGGATTGAGTATAGATCATCAAGAGCTAGGTAGCTAGTAGTAGTAGTGCCTCAGTCAATAAACCAATTATTATGCATCTaaaaaatttgaagaagaaaaaataattgcaCTGACAACATCATCATCTTGTTTGCTTGAAATCATGTAATTGAAAATTAGCACCATGAAAAGGACGGTCACCTTGTTTGGTAGCGAGACAGTGGGGGTCATTTTATCATTTAACCCTATCGAACACGACTTGACAAGTAGTTCGTCATCTATTCCCAGATTGGAACGTGCGGCGCGTGACGTGTACATACTGATGTGGAGCATCTATCGAGTTGAACAGAGAAAGTAATGGATGGATTTTGACATTTTGTCAACGAAAATCTAGTTCGAGTCTGAAAACTAAAAAATCTCTTATTATTGGATGATAAAATCGCATTCTGTTTTACTTTGTTTGGTTTGTGAAAGTGAAATTTTAAGAAATGAAGTCCTAATCATTTTTGTTTGGTATAGTTAGTAGTATAAGTCTTCTCTTTTGTAAGTCAGAGGTTCTGATCAACAATTCATGGATGacaaatttttataatttttattgcggtgtaataataatattaaatcAATTATTGAGACAAAAAATTTGTCAGTGTTTAGTAATGTTAAAGATAAAGATTGTTTCTTCatgagcatttcacatgcgccgaaggggtttatcttgggtctaggaagcctttgggttccccttgacaaagtcaaaaaagatTGTTTCTCCATGATATCATTTACAAAGTGAGGCCTTCATCTTGCCACATCACTACTTAAATGAGTTATTTAACACTGTTAGGTAGAGGTATGAAATTCTTAACAAAATCAAACATAAGGTATGAAAACGCCAAAACTTGATACTGggatagaaaataaaaatgaccCTAAAATTCGGGGATCTTTTATAATTAATCATTTATGTCATCCATTAGTTGATTGTTATGGAGGGATACGCTCAAGTTAAAATTCTGGTAGAAAAAATAttgtttttaaaataaattttgaGTTGGCGGATGATGTTCACGAGATTGGTACTACCATACGCATAAAGGGCGACCAATAACAAATTGTCAAATTTTACGAAACTGCGAAAGataagtaaataaaaataaaatataagagcccgaatttcaaataataagaAACAAACAGGTAGGGTAATACCAACTTAGTAGTGAGCCATAATATTTTACATGGAGAGAAGATCTAAAGCAGCATTATGATTGTATGCCAATCAAAATGCGTTAGAAAAGAAGGTAGAGGGAACTATAGGGGATAAAGAACCTTTGCTTTTGGGGCAATGATCCAAGCATAAAGATAAACACCTAATGATTTTGCTTCCCAGTCATTTCTCATACTATGATCACTAATCTTTATCTCCTTTAGTTGTTAGAACACGCACCTTATAGTGCGAGTCTCCCTCATGGGGTTGCTTGCAAAGTACTAACTGTCAATTCGGCAATTGACCACAACCCGAAAAAAACTGGGCCTGAGAGCAGTTGGGTCTGGTTTTACAAAGCGAAAGGGACTGGTGGCCCGGGAATAGGGCCCACGGCCTGCACCTGGTGGAGTTAAAAGGGGCGGGTCCCAGCAGTCTAACGTAACTAACGGCACGGAGTTGGGGAAAATCCGCTGCACCTCATAGATGTTAGGGCCGTAACTGTTAAGGAATCAAAGTTATTTCCAACCGTTACTTTCAGTGGCCCCCTCCCACCGCACCATTTGCTTCTCGTGTTCTGGACCCCAATCCGAGCACTGGCTATGAAACCAGCGCGGCCTATTAGCTCCCTAATCGGGAAAGAGTCAAAAATTGACTAAAGTATTTTGTTCCATCTTCTTAAtcaattttatatttatatataattcaatAATCGAAACCATTCTCATAAGAATTATCTAAAATATATATCAACTTTGTTTGTAATATTTGGGGACTTATGGCTACGGCGGATTATGTCATGACTTATTAACCTAGACTGAAACATGGGGgacttaggcctcgtttggtttacggaaatgaaagtaattcatttgtctttcccataggaagaaaaatgaaatttcccaacaactttctattccgatgtttggtaacataAGGAACATtatcaggaaagttgttaaaaagtttgtaaataatgtaataaaataatatgctGTGAGTAATAAATAGAAGGAAAGAAAgagggaaagtgattcctttggggcattttcccccttattttcccttctttcaggaaatgatttcttttccttctgcatcccaaacgcaggaacctttcctgatgcttactttccgcgaaccaaacatggccttatGGTTAGGCCTCGTTATGTCATGACCTGAATGAAGCTAGACGAATATGGTGTCTTCATCTCCCTACTCACTCCACCAATATTTGATGTTAGTGAGACTAGAACGTGTGACCACTAAAATGTTGGTCAGAGTAGACCAACTAACCAACATGTTACGGCTCACAACCAACTTAATGACTAATTCATTTTCGACTTAAGTAAGTTTATCTTGATGGATGTGGTCATCAACACTACTAAATATATGCACGCATTTGGTGGTCAAACCATGCCTACCATACAAATTTAAAACATGAAGATACataagtttttcttttcttttttaaagtaAATAAATTTCAGCATTTTACTCTAAATTTTCCAAAATGAGGGACATTTGcctagtaccatttggtctagtgacataaGTTTTCCCTCTATAAGTGGGAGATCGTGAGTTTGACTCATAATAAACtaattgttgtatatgagttgtttatttgataagGACATTTGCTCTTTAATTCTGCACCTTAACGTTATCTGATGATTTACGTTTTGAAGAATAAAATTTACCCCgttcaatttcttttctcttgtgGTCAATAAGAAGATTTACCACGGCATAAAATTCGTTTGACCAACTTGTAAATCGAGGTTGCAAGGACAGGCAATGGGGCATGTGGCCTTTATAAAACTTGTTTTATTTTAGGGCAGCTCCTGTACTCGGGGACCAAAGCTCAAATCACGAAAATGCTGACAATATTTAGTACTGAAAGTTGCACGCGGGGTAAGCAAAATTAGGTATTTTAAGACTCTTAACCCAACTCCCACaattctttgccaaaaaaaaaaaaaaaaaaacccaactcCCACAATTTGATAAAACAAAACCTATACTTGCTATCGCAAGCTTTGTCTATAATTGCTAGGCTTCTACAGACGGACATCATAACCCTAATCACATTTTAATATTACTATCTAAGCCTTTATGAAGTTGATTATCGTTACTTAAACTTAAATGATAATCATCGATAATATAGTGTTGGAATGTAAAATTACATTTGAGAACACAATAAAGAATAACTCCAAAGTTCATAATAGTAGAAAATGTCTTTGCAAATTCTATATTGATACTAACACATAGCTACGAACTCATATTCCAAAACTTTTCAGAGCCGATTCGAGAATCGAATAGTCAAATACTCCAAAACGCAGCAAAGGGTCTCGTTAACACAACCGAAGTTGATTAATTAAGAGACTAATTAAGCACTAGACTAGCACCAATAATTTCAAGTACAATACATGAACGAATAAAAAAACCGAAATGAGAAACGTAGAATGAGCTCATTATATTCCTATGAGTGCGTGCGTTTATTTCTGTTCTACAATTCATAACCACCACAGTCACAGTGACAGAGACTACGAGTTTCACACAAAGTCCAAGCAAGCCCCGACAAAATGAGCTTCCCTCACtcataaaaagacaaaatttaatcGTGGTTAGATAGAGAAAATCTTAATTAAGAAAGCTTCACTTAATCAATTCTGGGTTCTGAAGCTGTGTAGTGGAAAACCACAGGGTTCTCATGCAGACGCACACGCctcttgtttttccttttcacTCTCACTCTTTAAAAAGCAGACAgaactctttctttctctttaaaACTGAGGGCCTAGTCTTTCCCATCTTTCACTTTCTCTGTTCGCCAAGTTGCAAATTCTTGGACTGATTGAAACTCAGATAAAGAGGAAGTGAAAAAGTGAATTTTGATCGCTGGGATGTGAAGCCAAACCCCCACTATCACAAAAGTACGTGCTTAAAGCTTTGATCCTATTACTTTCTCTCCTTTAAAATTCAGTTTAGTGTTGATTGTGTTGATGTCTCTTTTTCATGGGAAGTAGCAAAGCATTTATGCCAATTCTGCCTGAGACAAACAGGGCATAAGCTGTGTAATCTTTTGCTGTACAGAgccccagagagagagagaaagagagagagagagagagagtgctcATCTTCTATAATATGTCTTTCTCTGTCTTGATCACATGGCTTGCATGAGGCTTGATACGACTGCAGTCTGAGTCTGGCTAATCTAGTGAAACAAATTGAGCATACCAACTTCAACTTGTTTGTTTTATTACTTGTTTTCTCTCAGCTTTCTGGCATGGAGGCTACAGAAATATAGGAGGCCCCTATCTTTCAGCTTCAACAGTTCTTCAACAGAAAGAGACTTTATTTCATTCATTCATAGTGGTTTCTTGGTGAGATTTCTCTCATCAATTTTAGGGTAAGTTCTCAAACAAATAATATGATCTGGTGCTATATATCTCttcatcattttgtttttatatatgTTTGATCGGATCTTTTATTTTTGCAGTGACAAAATTTTTGTGACATTTTGCGGGTTGAAAATCTATTTTGTTATGCTGAGGAATAGATCTAGAGCAGTGACCAGCAAGTAAGCTCTAATGGCTGATCACAGCTCTCAACAATCCCAAAACTACTACACAACCAAGATCCCATCTTTCTTTGGTTCTCCAAGATTCAGAGCCTTTTTCACAATAAAGGGTAGCCACTCTGAAACGGACCAAAACCCTATGATAAGTCCCACTTCAATCCTTGACACCAAGCTTTCACTCCCATTTGGAAACCATTTTTCATGTGACAAAAACCAACCCAGTTTAATCCCAAAGGCTTTGTCAGGGAACAAACGCTCTTGGGACAACTCAGAGGCCAAAGGCATTGGCCTTGCTCTTGTTGACACACTCATTGATGAAAAATCTGAAGTGAATAGTAGTAGTGCTTGTAAGCAAAGTAATGGGAATAAGGTCCTGTTTGGAACTAAGCTTAGAGTTCAAATACCTCCCTATCCGGCAAAAGGATCTTCTAATTCCGGCATCCAAACAGAGAACTCTAATTCGAATTCGAATTCTCCTCAGGCCTTTTCAAGGTGTGTCTCAGTGAGCAAAATGGAGCTTTCTGAGGACTATACATGTGTGATATCTCGTGGACCTAATCCAAGAACAACTCATATATTCGACAACTGTATTGTCGAAAGCTACTACACCTTATCGGATTCAGGTCACTTCTCCAAATCTGCTCCGGATAATTTCCTTAGCTTCTGTCACACATGCAAGAAGAATCTTGAGCAGAACGTTGACATTTACATCTACAGGTTTGTTTCGATCACGGAATTTGATATCTCTCATTATTGTTTTGAAAATAATTAGACCATTGTATATTATGGAAACGAAACATTAATTTCTTTTACATGAACATGAGTATTTCTACCATACTGATTGGTACGGCACACAAAAGGCTGAAGCTGAACTTATGCCGTACCAATCAGTATGGTAGAATCTTCGGGCACGAGGACTAATCAAATTGTTATATGTGACATGCAGAGGTGACAAGGCCTTTTGCAGCCGCGAGTGCCGCTACCAAGAAATGCTCCTAGACGAGAAAGCTGGAAACCCAGAATTTTGATGCTGCTATGAAAAGGACTTGTTCTTGAATTTTTACCCTGTTAGATCTGAATTTTTACCTGTCTTTGGCTTTTTAATCACCCTCTCCCCTGCAGATAAAGATAAAGAGAGGATGAGATATTTTAGTATATTGTAGAGTTTGAGCTTTTATTTAATTGATGACTTATTTGATTAAGGCCTCTCTATGTATAGGCTATTATATTCCCAATTTCCCACAAACTGTTGGCTCCGAGTAGATGATGATGTATGAATGACTCGAAACCCTGTTGTTTTTTGTCCATGTAAATCATAAAGACATAAACTGTGGAAATGGGGACCGATCATTATTGTCATTCATGCAGATGACTGCTCATACATATCTGAAGAATTATTATATGATGACAGTCTTGATAAGGAAGAGAGAAGAAGGATTAATTATTCAAGGGAATCGATCCAAACCTTCAATTCCACTTCCACATCTGTTCTAGATAACCCTGCATAATTAAATAGTAGTAGTTGGGGAACTTTATAGTAAATGCATAGGTAGTCCCAAAATATCAGTCAAAATCTTAGTGAGATTTTATATATGTTTTTCCGGGTACCCACGTTTAGTGAGAACTCTAATGGACTAATTAAAAGTTAACTTTAACGGTATTCTCGGAAAACACAGTTGCACAATGCTAGCAGAAATCATATGAAATTTCACATTGTACACTACATTGGCTAACCAAAATACAGTTCCCAACTCTTTTGTTcctaattttcttctccttgttgACATTATAAAGTATAAAAAGTAGCATTGCAGGGGCAGAAGTTACCCATGTTTCAGTTTCCAGTCATATTGAACCGAGTTACTTCGAAGTCAGCTAGTATTGCAGGAAGTGGTTTTATCCAGGTAACTGTTATTCACATTCATATATATCATCATTTGGCACTTCGAGCTAAATATTCTATTAAAAAAATCTGTATACTATAATTCTGTAAAATGAGTTTGCAGAAGTGCAGATGACATTGCCCTAATTATAAAAGCTGCATGGcgcataaataaataaaagctaATGATGAGACCAACTGAGCAAATGAGAGACTGGCTAGAGGCTGCTAAAAGGGATCGAACAAAAAGGATCATTGGCTTTGGCATTTAAAAAGACATTTTGCCTGTCAATGTTTCCTTTTGATTAT is a genomic window containing:
- the LOC133740037 gene encoding FCS-Like Zinc finger 8-like, which translates into the protein MADHSSQQSQNYYTTKIPSFFGSPRFRAFFTIKGSHSETDQNPMISPTSILDTKLSLPFGNHFSCDKNQPSLIPKALSGNKRSWDNSEAKGIGLALVDTLIDEKSEVNSSSACKQSNGNKVLFGTKLRVQIPPYPAKGSSNSGIQTENSNSNSNSPQAFSRCVSVSKMELSEDYTCVISRGPNPRTTHIFDNCIVESYYTLSDSGHFSKSAPDNFLSFCHTCKKNLEQNVDIYIYRGDKAFCSRECRYQEMLLDEKAGNPEF